A genome region from Chelonia mydas isolate rCheMyd1 chromosome 24, rCheMyd1.pri.v2, whole genome shotgun sequence includes the following:
- the LOC122463783 gene encoding keratin-associated protein 5-1-like translates to MIYSSGRESYFNRNSTWYDPAGSWLDTRRTPFTYAYSTCCSSGCGPRGGHDNRCYEYRRSGCAENCHGSSGSCHGSGGHCCVRRPSYFHGSSGGCHGHGWSVCSERSCHSSGSSCHGSGSSCHGSGSSCHGTSGACHSAPIYGAKCLPSQQLQNQVGKIPSRQLK, encoded by the exons ATGATTTACTCTTCTGGAAGGGAATCCTACTTCAACAGGAACTCCACCTGGTATGACCCTGCGGGCTCCTGGCTGGACACCCGGCGCACCCCCTTCACCTATGCTTATAGCACCTGCTGCAGCAGTGGTTGTGGGCCAAGGGGAGGCCATGATAACCGATGCTACGAGTATCGAAGATCGGGCTGTGCTGAGAATTGCCACGGGTCATCAGGGTCGTGCCATGGCAGTGGAGGCCACTGCTGTGTCAGGAGGCCATCGTACTTCCATGGATCCTCCGGAGGATGCCACGGCCATGGGTGGTCGGTCTGTTCTGAGCGGTCCTGCCACAGTTCTGGATCGTCATGCCACGGTTCTGGATCATCATGCCACGGTTCTGGATCGTCATGCCACGGTACCTCTGGAGCATGCCACAGTGCACCAATTTAT GGGGCAAAGTGTCTTCCAAGTCAACAGCTGCAAAATCAAGTGGGCAAAATTCCATCACGGCAGCTGAAGTGA